The DNA segment TTCTTGTACCCCTATAATTGTTGTGCATAAAATTGAGAAAATTGGTGGAATGGATATTCTCAATTTCTTACATTTGTTTTCTTGGAGAAACATGAACGAAAAAGGTAGTTCTTTTCGATAAGCAAACAACTTTTGTATTTAAAGACACGAGGCACAAACAATGTCTCATGCCCATTCACAATTTCATCATGTTTTAGGCATGCAATAAACCAAAAATGTAGTTAATCATGTTGACTTAATTTTCTTGGTTATGATATGAGTGTAATCTTGATGCAtagtaatcatgttaatttgttttattattggATAATGTCTTCTCTTGAATGTCTTGTACTCATGCTAGTATTCTTCTTGGTTTACTTCTCTTGTTATTTGTAACATATGAATGTTCTTTTGTAAATGAGAATTATGTACCACTAAGGTCAGTAGATCACTTAAATGTTTGACAAAGCTGatataattaacaataatatgGTTTTTAATTAGGTGGGAGATATACCTCAAGGCCTACCAAAATTTTCTGTTCCAAAAGCTTTTGAGTATGCACAGTCCTTAATTCCAACTGCTATTCTCATAACTGGTGTGGCTATACTTGTAAGTTTTCCTTTTTCTCCTCTAtgaatttaaagaaaattgtGTCTTGGGaattgtttttccaattaaatcAGATTTCAACCTACAGGAGTCAGTGGGAATTGCCAAGGCATTAGCAGCGAAGAATGGGTATGAGTTGGATTCAAATCAAGAGGTATATTTCTTTGCAAAATATACTTACTGCTCCTACATATTACTGGACAGGTCTAGAATCCCCTCCCAAATGTTGATGCAagaatctaatatttttttagttaaaaatactTGACAACTAATTTTGCTGATATTTTTGGACAGTTGTTTGGTCTTGGTGTTTCCAATGTTCTTGGTTCATTATTTTCAGCATACCCCACTACAGGTAAGTATTCAATTGGACTCTGCAAAATAAGGAGTCATTGTAGTTGGCTACTTAGCTTTTGGTTCCAAAGCctcaattaattttaacattatGATTTTACTTGAAAGaacttatttttaaatgtaaaatatatattaatattagaatatttttcaattttttcaatGAGTAATGCAGGATCCTTTTCAAGGTCGGCTGTAAATCACGAGAGTGGTGCAAAATCTGGGGTATCTGGGATTGTTTCAGGAATTATAATGATCTGTGCACTTATGTTTCTAACACCATTATTTGAGTATATACCTCAGGTTTGTTTTCCAAGTATTTATAGGTCATTGGTCATGTTTGAAaaggtttccccttgtattgaaTGGAAGTTCTACTTCAGACATTTTACAAATGACTTCTGTTGGTACTTTGATGTGGGCATGCATGGGAAAAATCTTTATTGTAAATTCTTATTCTAGAAATACAAACAAGTATTTTATTTGCTAATAAAGATCTTTCCCATCCATGcacttattatattttatccATGACACCAAGAATAAATGGATATACtcacaaaattatttaaattttaggtCCATTtacttaagttttaaaaattgatGCTATTATACAACTTGTTTTATTGCTTTTCTTCAAaatcttctatttttttctcaCGAAAAAAGCCCTAAAACAGAATGTTTTGAGCATTTTGCTGTTTTAGGTTTAAGCATGCATAAttactataaattttttaagcatatcttttaattgaaagaacactttttcttttaaaagaagacCCCTCTTTACCTTTTCTTTCTgtcatcttttaaatttttgtttactGAAATGTAAGAGATGCATTTTCTTTTCTGAAATGCTGATGATGAGTTTTCTTGCTACAACAATCCAGTGTACCCTTGCTGCTATTGTGATATCTGCTGTGATTGGTCTGGTAAGAAATCCCCTTCATGCTCAACTATTAATTGTTCAGCATCCATGGGTAGTTAGAAgtgatatttttattcaatatagAAAGAGAGGTAGAGGTGGCATTACTAGTTTTATGCAGTAAAAAATGGAAGAATAATGTTGAAAATAAGAGTTTGTCTCTATCCCTGTTCAAACTGTTATGAGAATGTCAGCCTTTGATTTTGATAGCATATGTTTGGGTGGTTTCATATTGAAATCCAATCCACTGTATTGATGTGTTTATTTAGTTAGTGTTAATTCATATTGTTGTTCGAAGAGAAATGTTATTTGTACAATAATTAATTGTATATTGATTATCTTAATGTctaaactaattaatttttctgGTTTATTCATTCAAGCGATGTAGAAAATATCTGTTTAGATGCTATATCATTTTGGATGGTTAACTTGTTTGTCAAGTGTACATTCTTAATTCTTGGCATGATTTTTCAGGTAGATTACGAAGAGGCCATATTTTTGTGGCGTGTTGATAAGAAAGATTTTCTTCTTTGGACTATTACTAGTACTACAACATTGTTTCTTGGTATTGAGATTGGTGTCCTTGTTGGGGTGAGTACACGTTggaatttttgttgttgttaagtAATGGATGCATTATAATTGCAAAAGAAACTATTTTCTGAATTTTTTGTAGAAACTGTTCGCATTTTGATGCATCTACTGAGGTTGaaatttttatatgattatGCATACTCTAGTGGAGCCATGTTTGCTGGCTAAAACTTTAGTGCTTTGCTTTCATACTGAGAAGAAGAAATGGTTATCAAATCATTTCTTCAGATACTGGATTCATTCAAATAtagtaatataaaattattttccacATGCTAAGATATCACCTTTCTCACTTTATTTTGATTGTAGGTTGGGGTTTCACTTGCTTTTGTCATTCATGAGTCAGCAAATCCACATATTGGTAAGTTGATTTGTATAGGTTCAGAAATTATGCATGCTCTTTGTTTTTGTATGTGTATAGAGTTGAATCACATTATACAGGCTAACTTGTGTGAATATTTAAGAATCATGTcatgtaatttttaatttataaaatttatttcaaatgagtACCTTGAACCTAAAATGGTAAAGACTAATAGTAGGTATTTATGCACGTggatatataaataagaaaataaaacatttatgaaCTTTGGAAAGATAGTTTTTTCTGATGAACAACAATATTGCAGAACCCATTAGGTGTCCcctgaaagaaagaaagaaatcaGTTACCAAACGCTCATCATTAGCATCACTATTGAAAGATTGGAATCAAAATCTACAAATACTAACAGATAAAGACAcgaaaataattacaaaatatgataggaccattctgttttaggttgCAATGGATCAATCCTGAATTAAGGCATCTAGATTTGGCCATTTGTTTTGAAATACTTCACTCGGGGAAGTCAATTTCTTGGTTAAGGATTAAGGAGTGTATTTCAATACAGAATTCCTGAAGTTATTTGAAATCTGATTTTTAAGTAAGCATTTATGCATGCCAATAGTTTTTTAAGATATAAATTGTAAGCCTTTCAACTTTTATATAAccaataaaatgtaaatttcaATCTTGCACGAAATACAATAGTGgtccttttgtattttttttctaaactgGTATGTCTGCGTGTATAAATATTTGTAAGATACGTTAGTATGCTGACATTATTGTTTGGTCTTCACTGCAGCTGTTTTGGGTCGTTTGCCGGGGACAACTGTTTATAGGAATGTTAAACAGTATCCTGAAGCATATACATATAATGGAATTGTAATTGTTCGTGTCGACGCTCCAATTTATTTTGCAAACACAAGTTTCATAAAGGACAGGTAATGAGAAGTTAGTTGTAATTGACATCTTTCCAATCAAGAGCATACATTAATTCATCTGGAGTTTTCTTGTCAGGTTGCGGGAATATGAAGTTGATGTTGATAGTTCTAAAAGCCGTGGACCCGAGGTTGAAAGAATTTATTTCGTGATTGTTGAGATGGCACGTAAGTCTTGCTTGCCCTGTTCACAAAGAGGCATATAATGTATTAATGTGTTTAAGCACTACATAAACTAACATATTTTTTAGCatgttgaaattttgttttaaggGTAAATTAATGTGATTATGTAATCATCAAACTGTACTTGTGCCACTAATGGTTAATACGATTCATAAATCGTTCATAGTCGTGAGGTTATTAAAATATCTAATTGTAATTAACTGTCATATATGTCCAGTTGATGTTTTCAGCAGGTGTTGatcattttcattatttttaagttCCCTCGAGTGTTGAATTACATGAACCACCATTTACTGAGTTTCTAAATGTTCTTTTGCACTATGGTTGCTCATAATTAAACTATGAAAGGATAATCTTAGCATGTGCTTATGAATGCAGCTGTGACCTACGTAGATTCCAGTGCTGTTCAAGCTTTGAAAGACTTGTATCAGGAGTACAAATTACGGGACGTTCAGGTACAATAAGATTATGAACTTTCAACGACTGTTAGAATGCTTGAAATTATCACCACAGGTCTACAGTAACTTGAGCTTATTCTTGTTGCAGATTGCAATATCCAATCCAAGCCCAGAAGTTTTGCTCACCTTGTCAAAATCCGGTCTGGTGGAGTTGATAGGCAAAGAGTGGTATTTTGTGAGAGTGCATGATGCTGTTCAAGTTTGCTTGCAACATGTTCAAAGCATGAAAACGGGATCTAACAGTTCACACACGCCACTTTCTTCATTGGAAGACAAACCAAGTTTCTTTGCTCGATTGTCGAAAGAGAGAGCGGAAAAGCTTTCAGTTACCGACATAGAATCTGGTAATGGCAGTAATGGCAGGCCTCCACTCCCTAAGGACAGAGATTCCCAGGTAGAGCCATTGTTATCGAAAGAACGTTGAAGTGTCTGCTCTGTATGTATAGTACATAGTGTATTTATccattctttaaaaaaaataataggttAAACCCGGTGTGATCAACCCAATGTTATAAAATAGTGTGTAATATTTGATTAGCCGGTTGCTGTAAAATGTACTATATGAGTCTTTAAGAATGGTTTTATTGTGTA comes from the Phaseolus vulgaris cultivar G19833 chromosome 8, P. vulgaris v2.0, whole genome shotgun sequence genome and includes:
- the LOC137827241 gene encoding sulfate transporter 4.1, chloroplastic-like isoform X1; this translates as MQNWLDLNRYMDSEDSGFVPIFVYAIFGSSRQLAVGPVALVSLLVSNVLSGIADSTSELYTELAILLSLMVGIMECIMGLLRLGWLIRFISHSVISGFTTASAIVIGLSQAKYFLGYDLDKSSKIIPVVKSIIDGADKFSWPPFVMGSIMLVILLVMKHLGKSRKYLRFLRAAGPLTAVVLGTTFAKVFHPPSISLVGDIPQGLPKFSVPKAFEYAQSLIPTAILITGVAILESVGIAKALAAKNGYELDSNQELFGLGVSNVLGSLFSAYPTTGSFSRSAVNHESGAKSGVSGIVSGIIMICALMFLTPLFEYIPQCTLAAIVISAVIGLVDYEEAIFLWRVDKKDFLLWTITSTTTLFLGIEIGVLVGVGVSLAFVIHESANPHIAVLGRLPGTTVYRNVKQYPEAYTYNGIVIVRVDAPIYFANTSFIKDRLREYEVDVDSSKSRGPEVERIYFVIVEMAPVTYVDSSAVQALKDLYQEYKLRDVQIAISNPSPEVLLTLSKSGLVELIGKEWYFVRVHDAVQVCLQHVQSMKTGSNSSHTPLSSLEDKPSFFARLSKERAEKLSVTDIESGNGSNGRPPLPKDRDSQVEPLLSKER
- the LOC137827241 gene encoding probable sulfate transporter 4.2 isoform X2, which produces MRMEITYASPSFSDLPAAAASTMPSSATAARPVRIIPLQHPTASSSSSSPPNVVFARWTARLRRMTWLEWLEFFLPCLRWIRVYKWREYFQVDLMAGITVGVMLVPQSMSYAKLAGLEPIYGLYSGFVPIFVYAIFGSSRQLAVGPVALVSLLVSNVLSGIADSTSELYTELAILLSLMVGIMECIMGLLRLGWLIRFISHSVISGFTTASAIVIGLSQAKYFLGYDLDKSSKIIPVVKSIIDGADKFSWPPFVMGSIMLVILLVMKHLGKSRKYLRFLRAAGPLTAVVLGTTFAKVFHPPSISLVGDIPQGLPKFSVPKAFEYAQSLIPTAILITGVAILESVGIAKALAAKNGYELDSNQELFGLGVSNVLGSLFSAYPTTGSFSRSAVNHESGAKSGVSGIVSGIIMICALMFLTPLFEYIPQCTLAAIVISAVIGLVDYEEAIFLWRVDKKDFLLWTITSTTTLFLGIEIGVLVGVGVSLAFVIHESANPHIAVLGRLPGTTVYRNVKQYPEAYTYNGIVIVRVDAPIYFANTSFIKDRLREYEVDVDSSKSRGPEVERIYFVIVEMAPVTYVDSSAVQALKDLYQEYKLRDVQIAISNPSPEVLLTLSKSGLVELIGKEWYFVRVHDAVQVCLQHVQSMKTGSNSSHTPLSSLEDKPSFFARLSKERAEKLSVTDIESGNGSNGRPPLPKDRDSQVEPLLSKER